The following proteins are co-located in the Aurantiacibacter atlanticus genome:
- the addA gene encoding double-strand break repair helicase AddA — protein sequence MSGKVFPLQDNQRDAVEPADSVWLSASAGTGKTQVLSARVLRLLLTAGVQPDQILCLTFTKAGAAEMATRVNEVLANWVRMPATELAQQLDRIGADMDDATIARARTLFAGVLDCPGGGLRIDTIHAFAQWLLSAFPEEAGLIPGTRPMEDRDRTLLAERVLRELLVQWQVSDPAAIATLETLSLRMGHDGAKAWLMRCAMAREAWFGEGAWQPPMAQRTKQLLGLPADASAESLSSQCEDGTAGVDLIRKVMWAYDDWGAASGKKVAGIIGDWLLLPSADRFTAIPTLKTDIFAKEGHLKHQANMAKRNESVVALGQQLREWLDAVAREAILLELSKFIAPALELGRSFAIEWEEAKQREGLVDFDDLIRRAAKLLGNADMSAWIRYKLDRRFDHILVDEAQDTNAEQWAIIDALTDDFFTGEGQKEGRQRTIFVVGDYKQAIFGFQGTSPKNFSRAFNKYKALLRERADNAVRARQNITARELRDLGLGRSYRTARSVLEFVDNAINAIGHEALGLDRAPEPHVGDDRPGLVTLWKPVPAIAQDADEEEDGPEIRVSEAELRMADNIARQVKQWLDTGFALAKGAPRNATPGDIMVLVRKRGDLVAPIVARLHALGVPVAGVDRLRLGAPLAVKDLMAALRFAAQPRDDLSLACLLVSPIFGWSQDQLLEHGYRPKDRSLWDHLRSSTDADVMAATDRLRALLARADFDTPQTLLHWMLVGSWQARSRLVARLGTEANDPIDELLNAALQFASANTPSLQGFIRWFDAGDGELKREAEGAGGQVRVMTVHGSKGLQAPIVILADACGDPDAARPSGLDLEEILPGADGGRKLPLPPLSSDLRVGRIAEVAEAAKTAERQEHWRLLYVAMTRAEEALFIGGALRKKDKDQPKPDSWFARLEPLFNDEWLEDPIWCARAELGARADPVESRSQADLALPMVLPDWAKRPVGEESRPPRPLAPSASSDDLSADPPLAPQQAAIAARRGVLIHALLERLPDVPHEMRTSGGRAWLERHGQELSSTEREEMLEQALSVLDHPDWRALFGPDALAEVPLAATIGEQVIAGTADRLLVTAEKVLVADFKTARRPPASLEEVPRSTLAQMAAYAAALGVIYPDRVVEAAVLYTQVPQLIAIPAELLQRFRPGQNARSDTQAVNG from the coding sequence ATGAGCGGCAAGGTCTTTCCGCTACAGGATAATCAGCGGGATGCGGTGGAACCTGCCGACAGCGTTTGGCTTTCTGCCAGCGCAGGTACCGGCAAAACGCAGGTGTTGTCGGCGCGCGTACTGCGGCTGTTGCTGACGGCGGGCGTTCAGCCTGACCAGATATTGTGCCTCACTTTTACAAAGGCAGGGGCGGCGGAAATGGCCACCCGCGTCAATGAAGTTCTGGCAAACTGGGTGCGTATGCCCGCCACCGAACTTGCCCAGCAGCTTGATCGGATTGGCGCGGATATGGATGATGCCACTATCGCCCGTGCCCGCACGCTATTTGCAGGCGTGCTTGATTGCCCGGGCGGTGGCCTTCGCATCGATACGATACACGCCTTTGCCCAATGGTTGCTGTCCGCATTCCCGGAAGAGGCAGGCCTGATCCCCGGCACGCGTCCGATGGAAGACCGCGACCGCACATTGCTGGCAGAACGAGTGTTGCGTGAATTGCTCGTGCAATGGCAAGTCAGCGATCCTGCTGCCATTGCCACGCTGGAAACGCTTTCACTTCGTATGGGGCATGACGGGGCAAAAGCCTGGCTGATGCGCTGCGCGATGGCGCGTGAGGCTTGGTTTGGAGAAGGCGCATGGCAGCCGCCTATGGCGCAGCGCACAAAACAATTGCTGGGCCTGCCCGCTGATGCGAGCGCCGAAAGCCTTTCATCGCAATGTGAGGACGGTACCGCAGGAGTGGACCTTATCCGCAAGGTGATGTGGGCCTATGATGATTGGGGCGCGGCCAGTGGGAAGAAAGTTGCCGGTATCATTGGTGACTGGTTGCTCCTGCCATCGGCGGATCGGTTTACTGCCATCCCAACTCTGAAAACAGATATCTTCGCGAAGGAGGGCCATCTCAAGCATCAGGCCAACATGGCCAAGCGAAACGAATCGGTTGTCGCGCTGGGTCAGCAATTGCGGGAATGGCTGGATGCAGTTGCACGGGAAGCAATCCTGCTCGAACTGTCGAAATTCATCGCCCCAGCGCTGGAACTTGGTCGCAGCTTTGCGATCGAATGGGAGGAAGCGAAACAGCGCGAAGGGCTGGTCGATTTCGATGACCTTATTCGGCGCGCGGCAAAATTGCTTGGCAATGCCGATATGTCGGCATGGATACGCTACAAGCTGGACCGCCGCTTCGATCACATCCTTGTTGACGAGGCGCAGGATACCAATGCTGAACAATGGGCCATCATTGATGCGTTGACCGATGATTTCTTTACCGGCGAAGGCCAGAAGGAAGGGCGCCAGCGAACCATTTTCGTAGTTGGCGATTACAAGCAGGCGATCTTCGGCTTTCAGGGCACAAGTCCGAAGAATTTCAGCCGTGCCTTCAACAAATACAAGGCCTTGCTTCGTGAACGTGCAGATAATGCGGTGCGCGCACGGCAGAATATTACTGCGCGCGAATTGCGCGATCTGGGGCTGGGCAGGTCCTATCGCACAGCGCGCAGTGTCCTCGAATTTGTTGATAATGCGATCAATGCCATCGGCCATGAAGCATTGGGCCTTGATCGCGCACCGGAACCGCATGTGGGTGATGATCGGCCCGGTCTTGTCACTTTGTGGAAGCCTGTGCCGGCCATCGCCCAGGATGCTGATGAGGAGGAGGATGGGCCCGAAATCCGCGTTTCTGAAGCAGAGCTGCGCATGGCGGATAACATCGCCCGGCAGGTTAAGCAGTGGCTTGATACAGGTTTTGCGCTGGCCAAGGGCGCTCCGCGCAATGCGACGCCGGGCGATATCATGGTACTGGTGCGCAAGCGCGGAGATCTTGTCGCACCCATTGTTGCGCGGTTGCACGCATTGGGTGTGCCTGTAGCAGGCGTCGATCGCCTGCGATTGGGCGCTCCGCTGGCGGTCAAGGATTTGATGGCGGCGTTGCGCTTTGCTGCCCAGCCGCGCGATGATCTTTCGCTCGCCTGCCTGCTGGTATCCCCGATTTTTGGCTGGTCGCAAGATCAATTGCTCGAACACGGTTATCGCCCGAAGGACCGGTCCTTGTGGGATCATTTGCGCAGCAGCACCGATGCTGACGTCATGGCGGCAACCGACAGATTGCGGGCCCTGCTGGCGCGCGCCGATTTCGATACGCCGCAGACCTTGCTGCACTGGATGCTGGTTGGTTCGTGGCAGGCGCGTTCAAGGCTCGTGGCACGCCTCGGGACAGAGGCGAATGACCCGATTGATGAATTGCTCAACGCCGCGTTGCAATTTGCTTCTGCCAATACGCCCAGCTTGCAGGGTTTCATCCGCTGGTTCGATGCCGGTGACGGGGAACTGAAACGCGAGGCTGAAGGGGCTGGCGGACAGGTGCGGGTGATGACTGTGCACGGGTCCAAGGGTTTACAGGCACCCATCGTTATTCTTGCCGATGCCTGCGGCGATCCCGATGCCGCGCGTCCATCCGGCCTTGATCTTGAAGAAATATTGCCCGGCGCAGACGGCGGGCGAAAGTTGCCGCTGCCGCCTTTGTCTTCTGATTTGCGCGTAGGGCGGATTGCAGAGGTGGCAGAGGCTGCCAAGACCGCAGAACGGCAGGAACATTGGCGGCTGCTTTATGTCGCCATGACCCGCGCTGAAGAGGCGCTGTTTATCGGTGGCGCGCTGCGCAAGAAGGATAAGGACCAGCCCAAGCCCGACAGCTGGTTTGCAAGGCTGGAGCCATTGTTCAATGATGAATGGCTGGAGGATCCCATCTGGTGTGCGCGGGCAGAGCTTGGCGCACGTGCCGATCCAGTAGAAAGCCGCAGTCAGGCCGACCTTGCCTTACCGATGGTGCTGCCCGATTGGGCAAAACGGCCCGTGGGTGAAGAATCGCGTCCGCCCCGGCCACTTGCGCCCTCTGCCAGTTCGGATGATCTCAGCGCGGATCCCCCGCTTGCCCCCCAGCAGGCGGCAATTGCGGCACGGCGCGGCGTGCTGATCCATGCCTTGCTTGAACGTCTGCCCGATGTTCCGCACGAAATGCGCACCAGCGGGGGCCGCGCATGGCTTGAAAGGCATGGTCAGGAGTTGTCATCCACTGAGCGGGAGGAGATGCTGGAGCAAGCCCTGTCCGTGCTCGATCACCCTGATTGGCGCGCATTGTTCGGGCCGGACGCGCTGGCCGAAGTGCCGCTTGCCGCAACAATTGGCGAACAGGTGATCGCGGGCACGGCAGACCGGTTACTCGTCACCGCGGAAAAGGTGCTGGTCGCTGATTTCAAAACCGCCCGCAGACCGCCTGCCTCACTGGAGGAGGTTCCGCGCTCCACTCTGGCACAAATGGCGGCCTATGCCGCTGCGCTGGGCGTAATCTACCCTGATCGCGTGGTCGAAGCCGCGGTGCTTTATACACAGGTCCCGCAATTGATCGCCATTCCGGCAGAGCTGTTGCAGCGGTTTCGCCCCGGCCAGAATGCGCGATCCGATACACAGGCTGTGAACGGCTGA
- the trxA gene encoding thioredoxin, with protein MATKNVTDGSFQADVLDSDKPVLVDFWADWCGPCKMIAPALEELSEELSDKVTIAKMDIMENPEVPGKMGVQSIPFLVLFKDGQPVAQQMGAAPKNALKGWLEGEL; from the coding sequence ATGGCTACCAAGAATGTTACCGACGGCAGCTTCCAGGCCGATGTTCTCGATTCAGACAAGCCTGTTCTGGTGGATTTCTGGGCTGACTGGTGCGGCCCGTGCAAGATGATTGCGCCCGCATTGGAAGAATTGTCTGAAGAATTGTCCGACAAGGTCACCATCGCGAAGATGGACATCATGGAAAACCCTGAGGTTCCGGGCAAGATGGGCGTCCAGTCGATCCCGTTCCTCGTATTGTTCAAGGATGGCCAGCCTGTCGCCCAGCAGATGGGTGCAGCGCCGAAAAATGCACTGAAAGGCTGGTTGGAAGGCGAGCTTTAA
- a CDS encoding inositol monophosphatase family protein produces MSAFHLAIEDLLREVSDKVILPRFRNLAAQDIMDKGGDDPVTIADRESEAMLRERLERIIPGLAFVGEESAHADPAVLDGLKGDCWIVDPIDGTRNFANGREPFGILVAMASGGEAVTGWIYDCLSGRFCVAQRGKGAFIGKDRVFARETGETPPVAAISLIFMEEAQREAMRSHIALHYTLTDIPYCAAEQYPRLALGANDVSIFERTLAWDHAAGVLWLNEAGGKAARLDGSPYRVDEIGRTGLVGAATPQLWDDMVTRLNALGQA; encoded by the coding sequence ATAAGCGCATTCCATCTCGCAATCGAAGATTTGCTGCGCGAAGTTTCGGACAAAGTCATCCTGCCGCGTTTCCGCAATCTTGCGGCGCAGGATATCATGGACAAGGGCGGCGATGACCCGGTCACCATTGCCGACAGGGAGTCTGAAGCCATGCTCCGCGAAAGACTGGAAAGGATCATCCCGGGCCTTGCTTTTGTGGGCGAGGAATCGGCGCATGCCGATCCAGCGGTTCTGGATGGGCTGAAAGGCGACTGCTGGATTGTCGATCCAATCGACGGCACCCGCAATTTTGCCAACGGCCGAGAACCCTTCGGGATCTTGGTGGCGATGGCATCGGGCGGGGAAGCAGTAACCGGCTGGATTTACGATTGCCTGTCGGGCCGATTTTGCGTGGCCCAGCGCGGTAAAGGTGCATTTATCGGGAAAGACAGGGTTTTCGCCCGCGAGACAGGTGAAACACCGCCTGTTGCTGCCATTTCGCTCATATTCATGGAAGAAGCGCAGCGTGAGGCGATGCGGTCGCATATCGCCCTGCATTACACGCTTACCGACATTCCTTATTGCGCGGCGGAACAATATCCACGCCTTGCGCTGGGTGCCAATGATGTTTCGATTTTTGAACGCACGCTGGCATGGGATCACGCGGCGGGCGTGTTGTGGCTTAACGAGGCAGGCGGCAAGGCCGCACGGCTTGATGGTTCACCATATCGGGTAGACGAAATTGGCCGCACCGGACTTGTCGGCGCGGCCACTCCGCAATTATGGGATGATATGGTGACGCGATTGAACGCGCTCGGGCAAGCTTAA
- the argJ gene encoding bifunctional glutamate N-acetyltransferase/amino-acid acetyltransferase ArgJ, which produces MDLARSPLALPFPDMPPVDGVTLRVARADYKDWDRADLTYAELAEGTALAGVFTRNVCCSTEVEMGREQVKLGQARALIVNAGNSNAFTGYRGREAVEQIMAQVAHHLDCAPSDVLVSSTGVIGVPLPKDKAQHGVAAVLEATPCSWEEATHAIGTTDTFAKGATASAMIGDTRVVLNGIIKGSGMIAPDMATMLGYIFTDAAVEPQFFQQCLSAANERTYSCITVDSDTSTSDTVLGFATGKADNAILSSFEDAGADAFMAALEDVCRQLAHLVVRDGEGATKFITVSVTGAKSDESARRVGLAVANSPLVKTAIAGADANWGRVVMAVGKAGEPADRDTLSIGFGGTCAARNGLPVADYDETPVAQHLQGDEIDISVDLGIGDGRATVWTCDLTHGYIDINADYRT; this is translated from the coding sequence ATGGATCTTGCTCGCTCTCCCCTCGCCCTGCCCTTTCCCGATATGCCGCCTGTCGATGGCGTGACGCTGCGCGTGGCGCGCGCAGATTACAAGGACTGGGACCGCGCCGACCTTACCTATGCGGAATTGGCAGAAGGAACGGCGCTTGCCGGCGTCTTCACCCGGAATGTCTGTTGTTCCACCGAAGTGGAAATGGGGCGTGAGCAGGTGAAGCTGGGTCAGGCACGCGCACTTATTGTCAATGCAGGCAATTCCAACGCTTTTACAGGATATCGCGGGCGCGAGGCGGTGGAACAGATCATGGCGCAAGTGGCGCATCACCTCGATTGCGCACCGTCAGACGTGCTGGTGTCCTCCACCGGCGTGATCGGCGTGCCTCTGCCAAAGGACAAGGCGCAACATGGCGTTGCAGCAGTGCTGGAAGCAACTCCTTGCAGCTGGGAAGAGGCCACCCACGCGATCGGCACGACCGACACTTTTGCCAAGGGGGCCACGGCCTCTGCCATGATTGGTGACACGCGCGTCGTCCTGAATGGCATTATCAAGGGCAGCGGGATGATCGCGCCCGATATGGCGACCATGCTGGGCTATATCTTCACCGATGCAGCGGTGGAGCCGCAATTCTTCCAGCAATGCCTCTCTGCCGCTAACGAACGGACCTACAGCTGCATTACGGTGGATAGCGATACCTCCACCAGCGACACGGTTCTGGGCTTTGCAACCGGCAAGGCAGACAATGCCATTCTCTCCTCTTTCGAGGATGCGGGCGCAGATGCCTTCATGGCGGCGCTGGAGGATGTGTGCCGCCAGCTCGCCCATCTGGTGGTGCGCGATGGCGAAGGTGCGACCAAGTTCATCACGGTGAGCGTTACCGGCGCAAAAAGCGATGAAAGCGCCCGCCGTGTGGGACTTGCAGTCGCCAATTCTCCACTGGTCAAGACCGCGATTGCTGGGGCGGATGCCAATTGGGGCCGTGTTGTCATGGCAGTGGGCAAGGCAGGCGAGCCGGCTGACCGTGACACCCTGTCCATTGGCTTTGGCGGCACATGCGCGGCGCGCAATGGCTTGCCCGTTGCCGATTATGACGAAACCCCCGTGGCTCAGCATTTGCAGGGGGACGAGATTGATATTTCGGTCGATCTCGGCATTGGCGACGGGCGCGCCACAGTGTGGACCTGCGATCTCACTCATGGCTATATCGACATCAATGCGGACTACCGCACTTGA
- the secA gene encoding preprotein translocase subunit SecA, producing MWQTIAKSLFGSSNDRYVKTLEKTVARINSLEDQLVDFSDDELRAQTAKFRIKLEEGATLDDILPEAFATVREASKRVLGMRHFDVQMVGGIVLHRGEIAEMKTGEGKTLVATLATYLNAIEGKGVHVVTVNDYLARRDAEWMGRLHGFLGLNVGVIVPNMPEAARRDAYAADITYGTNNEFGFDYLRDNMKQERGQMVHRPFNFAIVDEVDSILIDEARTPLIISGPTEDKSDLYVALDAVIKELEEEYYEKDEKSRNVQLTEDGVEEIEKRLIAAGLLETDNLYDIENTQVVHHMDQALRAVVMFKKDTDYIVKDDKVVIIDEFTGRMMDGRRWSNGLHQAVEAKEGVKIEPENQTMASITFQNYFRMYPKLSGMTGTAATEAAEFWDIYKLNVVEIPTNVEIQRVDEEDEFYKNTLDKFAAIAKAIKEKNEIGQPVLVGTVSIEKSELLSDFLDKEGVKHAVLNARMHEKEAHIVAQAGRIGAVTIATNMAGRGTDIQLGGNIDFRTEDELGDMEVGPEKDAAIARIEKEIEAEKQRVLEAGGLFVLGTERHESRRIDNQLRGRSGRQGDPGLSRFYLCLEDDLLRIFGPDTLFAKMMNSNLEDGEAIGSKWLSKAIETAQKKVEARNYEMRKQVVQYDDVMNDQRKVIYEQRAEIMDAERVDDVVEDMRRDAINAMVTAACPPGSYPEQWDKAGLKEKIDEVLGLDVPLDDWIEEDHVEPELIEERLLGLSEQKLSGKIVDIPEDSWRRVEKSILLERLDHHWKEHLATLDALRQVVFLRAYAQKQPINEYKQEAFGLFEIMLDTLREDVTKVLLTAEFRPSAPPPPVELPDLPEFLTGHIDPFTGEDNSADGDGSAKMAPLFGTLSSSPVASTGSGGAQTADPYANMDVSRNAPCPCGSGSKYKHCHGAAI from the coding sequence ATGTGGCAAACAATCGCCAAATCGCTCTTCGGTTCGTCCAACGACCGTTACGTCAAGACGCTCGAAAAGACCGTTGCCCGTATCAATTCGCTGGAAGACCAGCTTGTTGACTTCTCCGATGACGAATTGCGCGCGCAGACCGCCAAATTCCGCATAAAGCTGGAGGAAGGCGCAACATTGGACGATATTCTGCCCGAAGCCTTCGCCACCGTGCGAGAGGCATCCAAGCGTGTGTTGGGCATGCGGCATTTCGATGTGCAGATGGTTGGCGGGATCGTGCTCCACCGCGGCGAAATCGCTGAAATGAAGACGGGTGAAGGCAAGACGTTGGTGGCAACGCTGGCCACCTATCTCAATGCGATCGAAGGCAAGGGCGTTCACGTAGTGACGGTGAATGATTATCTCGCCCGCCGCGATGCGGAATGGATGGGCCGCCTGCACGGTTTTCTCGGTCTGAATGTGGGTGTGATTGTGCCCAACATGCCCGAGGCTGCCCGCCGTGATGCTTATGCCGCCGACATAACCTACGGCACCAATAATGAATTCGGCTTTGATTACCTGCGCGACAATATGAAGCAGGAGCGGGGCCAGATGGTGCACCGCCCGTTCAATTTCGCGATCGTCGATGAAGTCGATTCCATCCTGATTGACGAGGCGCGTACCCCGCTGATTATTTCCGGCCCGACAGAAGATAAGTCGGATCTTTATGTCGCGCTTGATGCTGTCATCAAGGAGCTGGAAGAGGAATATTACGAGAAGGACGAAAAGAGCCGTAACGTCCAGCTGACCGAGGATGGCGTTGAGGAAATCGAGAAACGTCTGATCGCCGCTGGCCTGCTTGAAACAGACAATCTCTACGATATCGAAAACACTCAGGTCGTCCATCACATGGATCAGGCTCTGCGCGCTGTCGTGATGTTCAAGAAGGACACAGATTACATCGTCAAGGATGACAAGGTCGTCATCATTGATGAATTTACCGGCCGCATGATGGATGGACGCCGCTGGTCCAACGGCCTGCATCAGGCCGTGGAAGCCAAGGAAGGCGTCAAGATCGAACCTGAGAACCAGACGATGGCCTCGATCACGTTCCAGAACTATTTCCGCATGTATCCCAAGCTTTCGGGCATGACCGGCACTGCCGCTACCGAAGCGGCAGAATTCTGGGATATCTACAAGCTCAACGTCGTCGAAATCCCTACCAATGTGGAGATCCAGCGCGTTGACGAAGAAGACGAATTCTACAAGAACACGCTCGATAAATTCGCCGCCATTGCCAAGGCAATCAAGGAAAAGAACGAGATCGGCCAGCCAGTTCTTGTGGGCACAGTTTCAATCGAGAAATCGGAACTTCTCAGCGATTTCCTCGATAAGGAAGGCGTCAAACATGCCGTCCTGAATGCGCGCATGCACGAAAAGGAAGCGCATATCGTGGCGCAGGCGGGCCGGATCGGCGCGGTGACAATTGCCACGAACATGGCCGGTCGCGGCACCGATATTCAGCTCGGCGGTAATATCGATTTCCGTACGGAAGACGAGCTTGGCGATATGGAAGTCGGCCCGGAAAAGGATGCTGCCATCGCCCGTATTGAGAAGGAAATCGAAGCGGAAAAGCAGCGCGTTCTGGAAGCGGGCGGTCTGTTCGTTCTGGGTACAGAGCGTCATGAAAGCCGCCGCATCGATAACCAGTTGCGCGGTCGTTCCGGTCGCCAGGGCGACCCGGGCCTTTCACGCTTCTATCTGTGCCTTGAAGATGATTTACTGCGTATCTTCGGGCCGGACACATTGTTCGCCAAGATGATGAATTCCAACTTGGAAGATGGCGAGGCAATCGGCTCCAAGTGGCTGTCAAAAGCCATTGAAACTGCACAGAAAAAGGTCGAAGCGCGCAATTACGAAATGCGCAAGCAGGTCGTCCAGTATGATGACGTGATGAATGACCAGCGCAAGGTCATCTACGAACAACGCGCCGAAATCATGGATGCAGAGCGTGTCGATGATGTGGTGGAAGATATGCGCCGCGATGCGATCAACGCCATGGTCACCGCTGCGTGCCCGCCCGGCTCCTATCCAGAACAATGGGACAAGGCTGGCCTCAAGGAGAAGATCGACGAAGTTCTCGGCCTAGATGTGCCGCTCGATGATTGGATCGAGGAAGACCATGTCGAACCCGAATTGATCGAGGAACGACTGCTAGGTCTTTCCGAACAAAAGCTGTCAGGCAAGATCGTCGATATTCCGGAAGATAGTTGGCGCCGTGTTGAAAAGAGCATCCTGCTCGAACGGCTTGATCATCACTGGAAGGAACACCTCGCCACGCTGGACGCATTGCGCCAGGTCGTTTTCCTGCGCGCCTATGCGCAAAAGCAACCGATCAATGAATATAAGCAGGAGGCATTCGGCCTGTTTGAAATTATGCTGGATACCCTGCGCGAGGACGTGACCAAGGTGCTGCTGACGGCCGAGTTCCGTCCCTCTGCGCCGCCGCCGCCAGTTGAATTGCCCGATCTGCCCGAATTTTTGACCGGACATATCGATCCGTTCACAGGTGAGGACAATTCTGCAGATGGTGACGGCTCCGCCAAGATGGCCCCGCTATTCGGCACGCTGAGCAGCTCTCCCGTGGCCTCCACCGGTTCAGGCGGAGCGCAAACAGCCGATCCCTATGCAAATATGGATGTAAGCCGCAACGCGCCATGTCCTTGCGGTTCGGGCAGCAAATACAAGCATTGTCACGGGGCTGCTATCTGA
- a CDS encoding NAD kinase has translation MEEADSTGSSHSAPKRLALLHSQNEKAAEAAFRLADCNDFVSLEDAEAVIALGGDGFMLDTLHSMLDLETVKPVFGLNLGTVGFLMNRHIQSCDLVERVAKARRFTVSPLRMEAITQSGERERSCAINEVSLLRETRQTAKIEISVNGRVRISQLAGDGVLLSTPVGSTAYNLSANGPILPLDSRMLALTPISPFRPRRWPGAVLPDSSRVTFRVHEPTKRPVAVVADQKEVRDVAEVHVEIARDKEMTLLFDPGHALDERIVAEQFLT, from the coding sequence ATGGAAGAGGCCGACAGCACAGGAAGCAGCCACTCGGCCCCGAAAAGGCTGGCACTGCTGCATTCGCAGAACGAAAAGGCCGCCGAAGCCGCGTTCAGACTGGCGGATTGCAATGATTTCGTCTCTTTGGAGGATGCAGAGGCCGTCATCGCACTGGGCGGAGACGGTTTCATGCTCGACACGCTCCATTCCATGCTCGATTTAGAGACGGTGAAGCCTGTGTTCGGGCTCAACCTGGGGACAGTGGGCTTCCTGATGAACCGTCATATCCAGTCATGCGATCTGGTTGAGCGCGTCGCGAAGGCGCGGCGATTCACCGTCTCGCCGCTGCGCATGGAAGCGATCACCCAGTCAGGAGAACGCGAGAGATCCTGCGCCATTAATGAAGTCAGTCTGCTGCGCGAAACCCGGCAGACCGCCAAGATAGAGATATCGGTGAATGGACGCGTGCGCATATCGCAGCTGGCGGGAGATGGCGTTCTATTGTCAACGCCCGTCGGCTCCACCGCCTATAACCTTTCCGCCAATGGCCCGATCCTGCCACTTGATTCGCGCATGCTTGCTCTCACCCCGATCAGCCCCTTTCGCCCGCGTCGCTGGCCCGGCGCGGTCCTGCCGGACAGCAGCCGCGTCACTTTCCGCGTGCATGAACCGACCAAGCGCCCTGTCGCCGTGGTCGCTGATCAAAAGGAAGTGCGCGACGTGGCAGAGGTGCATGTGGAAATCGCCAGAGACAAGGAAATGACCCTGCTGTTCGATCCTGGCCATGCGCTGGACGAACGCATTGTGGCAGAGCAATTCCTGACTTGA
- a CDS encoding EAL domain-containing protein: protein MTIPTQSIDRRARQDRRNLEPHPITEDLADALIANEIELLFQPQWRADGSLSGAEVLVRWEHPDDGSLAGDALVAIAQSGGIARRLSRHIARGAFKAALDWPEDLHLSLNVTAMDLLDRTFAEGLTEMIADYDFPPERLTLEITEQALVADLDRSAARLDTLAQLGIRIALDDFGAGFCNFRYLKVLPLHALKLDRAMIEGIAGDSRDLAVLRGIIAMARALEIDVLAEGVETEAQRDVVIDEGCAYWQGYLGGKPVNAEVFAALISQQD, encoded by the coding sequence ATGACGATTCCTACACAATCCATCGATCGCCGAGCCCGGCAGGATCGCCGCAATCTGGAACCCCATCCGATTACAGAAGATCTCGCCGACGCGCTAATCGCGAACGAGATTGAATTGTTATTCCAGCCACAATGGCGCGCGGACGGCTCGCTGAGCGGGGCTGAGGTGTTGGTGCGCTGGGAGCATCCCGATGACGGATCGTTGGCGGGCGATGCACTTGTGGCAATTGCGCAAAGCGGCGGGATCGCGCGGCGCCTGTCCCGCCATATTGCGCGCGGCGCGTTCAAGGCGGCGCTGGATTGGCCGGAAGACCTTCATCTTTCGCTCAATGTTACAGCGATGGACCTGCTCGACCGGACCTTTGCCGAAGGTCTGACTGAGATGATCGCGGATTACGATTTTCCGCCCGAACGGCTGACGCTGGAAATTACCGAGCAGGCGCTGGTGGCGGATCTCGATCGTTCCGCTGCCCGGCTCGATACGCTGGCGCAGCTAGGTATCCGCATTGCGCTGGATGATTTTGGCGCGGGGTTCTGCAACTTCCGCTATCTCAAGGTTTTGCCGCTCCACGCGCTCAAGCTGGATCGCGCAATGATAGAAGGCATTGCTGGCGACAGCCGCGATCTTGCCGTGCTGCGCGGTATTATCGCCATGGCCCGGGCGTTGGAAATCGATGTGCTTGCAGAAGGCGTCGAAACAGAGGCGCAGCGCGACGTCGTGATCGACGAAGGCTGCGCTTATTGGCAGGGCTATCTCGGCGGGAAACCCGTCAACGCAGAGGTGTTTGCCGCGCTGATATCGCAGCAGGACTGA